In Molothrus ater isolate BHLD 08-10-18 breed brown headed cowbird chromosome 7, BPBGC_Mater_1.1, whole genome shotgun sequence, one genomic interval encodes:
- the PRLH gene encoding prolactin-releasing peptide, translating to MKLGMKLGVACLLWLLLVCLSLPATHGSVLERSMEIRSKENTNPDIDPSWYTGRGIRPVGRFGRRRALGGGGRSGGAVQRGCAAPRPPRLELSP from the exons ATGAAGCTGGGCATGAAGCTGGGGGTCGCCTgcctcctgtggctgctgctggtctGCCTGAGCCTGCCCGCCACGCACGGCAGCGTCCTGGAGCGCTCCATGGAAATCAGGAGTAAGGAGAACACGA ACCCGGACATCGACCCCTCGTGGTACACGGGCCGCGGGATCCGGCCCGTGGGGCGCTtcgggcggcggcgggcgctggGCGGGGGTGGCCGCTCCGGCGGGGCCGTTCAGCGGGGCtgcgccgctccccgcccgccccggctggagctgagcccctGA
- the RAB17 gene encoding LOW QUALITY PROTEIN: ras-related protein Rab-17 (The sequence of the model RefSeq protein was modified relative to this genomic sequence to represent the inferred CDS: deleted 2 bases in 2 codons): MAQAVTPEGPRPSHMYKVVLLGSMSVGKSSLAYRYVKNDFRELLPTVGCSFFTQILELDEATVKFEIWDTAGQEKYQSVCHLYYRDAHAALLVYDIANKQTFSRAKLWLEELEKKFLPDEIVIALVGNKTDLAAEREVTTEEGEEFAQTKGLLFMETSAKSNHQVNDVFMAVVQELLRREKEKAPRPSPHGSSTVDLRASGTRTRCCRS, translated from the exons ATGGCACAGGCAGTGACACCAGAGGGGCCCCGTCCCTCCCACATGTACaaggtggtgctgctgggcagcatGTCCGTGGGCAAGTCCAGCCTGGCCTACAGATACGTGAAGAACGActtcagggagctgctgcccaccgTGGGAT GCTCCTTCTTCACACAGATCCTGGAGCTGGACGAGGCCACTGTCAAGTTTGAGATCTGGGACAcggca gggcaggagaagtACCAGAGTGTCTGTCACCTCTACTACAGGGATGCCCACGCTGCCCTCCTCGTTTATGACATTGCCAACAAG CAAACATTCAGCAGAGCAAAGCtgtggctggaggagctggagaagaaaTTCCTGCCTGATGAAATCGTGATTGCTCTGGTGGGGAACAAGACAGACCTTGCTGCTGAGAGAGAGGTCACCACTGAG GAGGGGGAAGAATTTGCACAAACAAAAGGCCTCCTGTTCATGGAGACATCTGCAAAATCCAACCACCAGGTGAATGATGTCTTCATGGCTGTAG TCCAAGAGCTCCtgaggagggagaaagagaaggcaCCCAGG CCATCCCCACATGGGAGCTCCACCGTGGACCTGAGGGCGAGTGGGACAAGGAcaaggtgctgcaggagctga